The sequence TAATCATCACAACCCACCACTCGCTCTCGAATGCGGTTGAACAATGATCTTCCCATCCGAAAGCACCGTCAGAAAAGTTCGGCGCTGAATAGTGGATTTGTGTGATGAAAATAACCGTTGGAGACCAGGACATGACTTCCAGTATATAACCCTCCAACACAAGAAGCATACCTTAGGTACCATTCAACTTCCAATTCCAAAGGACAGTCCACAACTGTTCTTTTGGCGATGAAGCTTCCAACACCGCTCCTTCCTCTAGAGCGACGACACCACAAATGTTCTTTAACTTCAATGCTTGATAGTTTACACAAAACACTTGTACATTTATTCATTATCAACACTTACCTATTCATTATTACACTTGTGATCCGAATGTCTCCCTTGGATAGTTCATTCCAACACAAACTGCCGATACCACATACGCAAACTAAGTGCACACGAGTTAGATCTATGCACACAACCGAAGATAACAATCCATCACGAGAACAACGGCAGTGGCACAGCCTTGATCGGCGTGACCATGTTGAGAGACATCCTATACCGGTCTCGAACATCGACGTCGCACGGCTGCATCCCCTCGGGCAGCCTCCACTCAAACCTGTGCAACAGGGACGCGAGGATGAGGGTCACAACCCGTGTCGCCATGGGCATCCCAGGGCAAGCCCTTCTCCCCGCCCCGAACGGCATGAACTCGAACCGATCCTTGCCCCGGAAGTCCATGTCCGCCCCGATGAACCTCTCCGGCATAAACTCCTCGGACTGCGTCCACACCGCCGGGTCGCGCATGACGGCCCATAGGTTGACGATCACCGTGGCTCCCTTGGGCACCACGAAGCCCCCGACCTCCGCGCCTTCCGCCATGGCGTGGTGCGGTATCAGGAGCGGGCTTGGCGAGTGAAGGCGCATGCTCTCCATCAGCACGGCGCGGAGATACGACAGCCTGCTGATGTCGGACTCGTCAGGATACTGCTTTTCACCGAGCACTTCCTGTAGCTCGGCTCGAACCTTTGACATGACGACCGGGTGCCGAAGTAGCTCGGCCATCGCCCACTGTACGGTGAGAGAGTTTGTCTCTGTCCCTGCTATGAACAGATCCTGCAAGACACACGACATTTTACGGCTAGTTTAGATTTGTCATTTGTGTTGACTTCCTCCAGTGATTTTCAAAGATCTGTTTATTTTAGGATACGTCTAAACTGACACAAGTTCAAGTTTGTTTAAAATTATTTAATCTTCAGATCGTTGTGACAGTGACAAACATATTCTGAACAGAAGCGACTCATATCCGTATGCCGGTATACGTACCAAAAGAAAGGACTTGATTGTTTCAATGCTGAGCTGATCCACCGAGTGAAGCTGGAGTAGCACATCTAAGAAATCACCTTTCCTTTCGCCTCCGGCCTTCATACGACGGTCAATAATCCGGTCAAAGAAGTCAAAAAACCTTCCCAGACTCTCGCcggtacggcggcggcggcgctgcaaatCAAGAACGGAGAGCACGGGAAAGAGGTCCGACAAGTTCGGCTTGACGAGCTCCGCGAGGATGTCGTCGATCAGCGTCTCGAGACCCTGCGCCCGTTCTGAGCTCAGGTCGCCCACCTCCTCGGAAAACAGCACGCTCGAGACGAGGTTGAACAGCCCGGAGAGCACGACGCGGCCGACGTCCACGGTCTCCCCGGCATGGCCGCGGATGCAGCCGACCAGGTCCCTCACCTTCTCCTCCCGCACCGCGCGCGCCGCGTCGAGGCCGTGCGCCGAGAAGAGGTGGTTGGTGCACACGGCGCGGAGGCGCTTCCACAGCGGGCTGGTGGACGGCAGCCATATGATGGAGCGCTCGTGGAATCCCAGCGCGCGCGCGGCGTCGGCGACGGACCGCCCGGCCAGGAGGTGGTCGTACTTCTGCAGCACGTCGCGGGCGCACTCGGCGGATGAGGCCACGACGGCGGTGGTGGCGCCGAGCTTGATGGATATGATAGGGCCGTGCACCCCGGCGAGCCTGGTAAGGGCCTGGTGCAGATCGCCTTGGATGTCAAAGATGTTGCCGAGGAGAGGGATCGGCGTCGGGCCCGGCGGCAGCCGAGAATTCTTTTTGCCTAGAACGAAGACCTTGTAGAGGACAAATGAGGCGAGTGAAACGTACACAAGCCACAGCTTGTAGGAAGCTTCCATTTTCCCTTGCTACCCTTTAGGATAAGGTGGGCTGTCGGTGTAATTGATTGAACGCAGTGTGTCCTATATATACGGAGCAATTGCGATAAAATAACATAACAGTCAAGTGTGCAGTACCAGTAGTTTTAAGAGCAACTCTTAGCACTCTATGAGAGCGACGCGGATTTTTCGGACATTGTGCCAGGCGAGGATGATGACCAACGATTGTTGCTACTATGTGATTCATACTTAATATAATGATTAGTTGAATACTTCAGCAATGCGTAGGAATAGGCAAGCAATACACAGTCTATACAAGTATACATAATACTATCAGTTTGTCCTTTTGCTGAAATGCATGTCAGAACTACTTACATAAATGCAAGAGGGAGGTATCTAATGACTGTCGCAGATAAAATATGTAGTCTAATAAATGAGCAGCAGGGTGGGGTGTAATATCTTAACGGTTCACTCAATGCGCCTGTGGACTCGTGTGGTTATGGTCACATTTGATTTTTGTTTGCTTAGCTCCACCATTGTTAGTGCAACATTTAGCTAGACTAGGTTTCATATCAACAAAATAAAGTAATCATGTACATCAAGATTATGGGCACCTAGTTGTATGCTCATGTGAGTGCTACTTAAAGATTAACACATATTAAGAATACTAGGCTCGCAAGGGTtccttttttctgatttttttgtaatttttttaccGCCCTTGTCAATTTGACGCGTGGACTTGCCGCTTTGACCGGGCTTTCTGGTTACATCTGTTTGCTTCCTGTTCCTTTTACGCTAGCCACGATGGTTCTTGTTAGGCGGTTGCCGCTTATGCCGGATCTTCTAGATCGATCAGGTTGTCTCTCTAGGGAAAAAGATCTGACTACCTCTTCCTATATATAGTTCATGCTATCCCTTTTTGTCGAACAAACAACGCTCCACCCCGCCGTCTCCTTCCGCCGCAATCTCGTCCCCGGCCACCTCCCCTCTCCTTCACCTGCGCTCGGTCACATGGGGTGGTGACGCATGCAGGAGTGCGGAGGATGTGTCTACGTGGGATGCGCAACTCGGGCCGCAACGGCATGCCGCCCCGTCCTTGCCTCGAGGTCGCAGCCGCCGCGTCGTCCACGTCCCGTCACCTTGGGTCGGTCAGCGCAGAAGCCCTGGCAAGGAGTCGCTGAATCTTCCTGTCGATTTTCATCGACGTGAATTGCATGACGGTGAGCGAACACGGCTGTGTCTTCTCCTCACTTTTTTGGCCGTGAGTCCTCCTGCCCCTTGCTTCCTGCTTGCTCGGGTTGTTCTTCGTCGCTTGCACGACTTATGTGTTGTTGCCTGTGGTGTCTTGGCTAGATGTGTGTGTACTAACTAGGTGATAATCTTATACTGGATGGTGTTATCCAATTGATAAATCTTCGTGACTTTCTTTGTGTTCTACGATGGGCAAGGCGGGCAGCGACAACACGACACCTGACGAGGATGCACGCTCGGCCATGAGGACGAGACCAGGATGGCGCGATTGGAGGGACGACAACGCCACAGAGTGCTGCGGCCAGCTGCTACCCTATAGTCGCCGTCGGCCATGGGATCGACATGCCCTGTGCCTCCACTATGAGGTTGTGTTAACCTGGAGCTGTCGTGCCTGCGCGCACGTCATGCAGTTTGAGCGGGCAAAGCTCTGGCAGTCCGGCTTCTTCTCGTCAGCCCGTGAGATTCAAGCTGCCTCTTCTCTCCGATTCCCCTCCTTTTCTGATGTGCTTCTTTGGTTCGTGTTTGTACTTCCATCTTTTTTCATGCACGGTAGTTGTTTGTGTTGATGCCTATAAGGGGAAATCAAGTTCCTGGTCATTTTCTTAGGTACAGTGAGTTTTCCAATTTGTCGCTCATGGTTTTTGTTTTCTAGAATCAAAATTTGGTTCTGCACAACGTATATGTATATCTTTTGATGTGCTCTCAAATCATTTCTTCTTGGGAGAAGTTTACATTTAGCATGGAGAGATCAAAGGCTTTCTGTGAAGTGTAAACCAATAATTTATGGTTTCTGAATATTTTACCATCAGGTACTTCTCCTGTTTCAACAATGTATCCCTGATTTCTAGACATAGTTCTCTAGGAATACAAGTCAGTACAATCTATCCTAACTTTGTAAGGAGTTGCGAAGTAGTTTCACTCCATATCCTGTTACTTCATTGATGTGTGCAGCATTGCCGATTAATCGGGAATGCTATTTGGCCTATCATGATTGCATATGTATTAGTTATTGCCCTTCCGTTGCTTTAAAAATCTTTTGATGAGTAGCTCAAGGCAGTTGTGTTGTATCTGTTTCTTCATGAAATACCAAAATAGTGTCATCTTAGTTTGTTCTAAAAAATGTTTGTTATCTACAACTCTACCTGCTAATCCTACAAACGCCATCTCGGTAGTAGTTATCTACTACAACTCTATCTGTTTCAAGTGTTTCCTAGAAATTTGCATCTGCATGATAGGCTTACCTGTTCTTCTTCTTGTTTCCTTATCCCCTGTGTCAGAACACAGAACCGACTCAAGTTAGAAGTGAAGAAAATGGAGGATCAGAAAATACTATAGAATCGTAGAGGAGAACTAACAATGGAACAACAAACTGAAGATTAAGTGTGATGTCCTCTAAAATCTGATGATTGTGGTAGATTGGACGAAAGAATAAATGGTCTTAGTATGCCTTTTTTAAGTTGAATTATGTATCATAACATTTGTCATATGCTTCTTCTACTACTACTGTTGGTGTGCTAAGGAGAGGATAAGCCCACCAAAATCATTGATTTGGTATTTTCTTTATGTGCTCATGGGAGACTAATCAACCAAATTATTGCGATGGTATTGTCTTTTGCCCTATCCCCACATTACTTAACCATTATTTATACTTTTGTACCAATCAATGTATTCATAATTTGTATCAACCAAACCCTGACTACATAAGTAATGCATTCAGGTGCACTTGACTCTGGTCTCTTCATCAGGAAATTACATTTCCCGGGTTTGGTTTTCCCAGCAGCTATGGGCAGTAGTGGATGTGTGTGACCATTTGGTGAGAGATAAAAAAATCTGCAGGACATCAATACCATAAGTTGGAAGTGAAAGAGGCTACTTTCTTGCTGTGTACCAGAAGACAATTGCAATGGCAACGAGAATGTAAACAATGCCCAgtttgttcatccactgtactagttcatcctcagcccctcgtgacgttaatccaccccaaagcaggagtagggtcttacaccgcaaggtggcccgaacctgggtaaactgttgtgcaTCTTCTTCCTTGCTCACGCGAACCCAGCTAGGCTAGGCTGTAGGGCGACGAGTTAGCGAGCTCGAGAGGTTGAGTTATTCGCACACACCCAGAGTTCGAAACTTCTTGGGTttgcggagccctgaatctgacatttggcgcgtcaggtaggggCGTGTTGAAGTCCTGCCTCTTTATCAACATCTCTTCGCCCGCACCTCGTGGTCCTTGTGGCCGGCCCCGCCCCGCCCGTTGGACTGTCGGGCGCGTACGGATGTCTGGCGGGTCTCCGGGCTTTTACCCACGGCCTGCGGTGGGTGCAGTGGCCAGCGAAGTTGAGGCCGACGCCGCCCCCGTGGTACGATGACACGGCATACCCTGAAGAGTTCATTCAGCTGTACGTGCAAGCCATTTGGGTAGCGGgcggcaacgacaaggtcatgGAGAACTGGCTCCCTATGGCCCTCACCGGTGTGCCACGCTCCTGGTTGCTTAGCCCGCCCGAGTCCttggtggcctcctgggaggagctgcacgcCTTGTTCATCGtgcgcttcgcggcaccggcgccccaTGCTGTTGCGGCCATTCTTGGCAGGTCGCAAGCGCCAGCCTCAAGCCGCCACGTCAAGCAGCTCTTCCGGCAGGTGAGGGCCGCCCAACCACGACAGGTGGCTCCTCTAGGCCGGGCCACGCCTGAGACTGACATCACCTTCGACTTCAAGGTTCACCCCGAGACTACGGTTGGCGCTGGTGCGCTCCCCATGTTGTGCACGCCTACCATCAGGGTGTCgcggtcactaggaccctcatcgaggGCGGTGCTGGCCACAACGTCCTCTCCGTAGAAGCCTTTGACCTGCTCCAAGTACCTTACAAATGGCTTGCCCCCACCATGCCCTTCTCGAAGGTGGTCGACGGCTCCATTGTTCCCCTGTGGCAGGTCCACCTCCccatcaccttcggcacgcgctacaactaccgcaccgagctcatcaacttcgatgtcgtctgcatcagcctcccgtacaacgccatcctagggtattCGGCAACGCACCTCGGCTACAACGTCATCAAGATGCCTCGGAGCAGCGGCATCCTCATTGTGGTGGGAGACACCAAGGATTCACTCTTGGCCCTCAAGTTTGCTTTCAAGGACGCGACGGACGCGAGGCCAGACGCAGAGGACGCCCCAAAGATCCTAGAGGTCGCACCAGCAAAGAATAAGCAACTATTCTATCAGGATCAGGCCGAGATGAAGCAAGTGCCAGTTGAGGACGGGGGCTCAGGCCCCGCCTTCACCATAGGGCCTGGCCTCCCTCCAGACTAGGAAGAGACGCTGGTCAGTTTCCTCTGCGCGAACAAAAAGATGTGTTTGCGTGGGAGCCAACGGACCGGGTCGGCGTCCCGCGGGATGTGATTGAATACCACTTAATGGTGTGCCCTAGTGCGCGCCcagtgaagcagaaagcaaggtgGCAGGCCCCGGAGAAGTAGTCGTTCATCGTTCAGGAGACCCACAAGCTGTAGGAAGTCGGTGTCATTCGGGAAGTGTGACACCCGGATTGGCTGGCTAACCCGGTCATTGTCCCCAAGAAAggcggaaaggagcgcatgtgcgtcgacttcacgagtctcaacaaggcttgtcctcAGGACCCGTTACCTTTTCCgcacatcgaccaaatcatcgattccaccgccgagtgcgacctgctatgcttcctggatgccttcttggGTTACCATCAGATGAAGGTGGCGGTGCAGGATGTGGAGAAGATGGCTTTCCTCACCCCATGCGGGGtctactgctacacctgcatgccctttgggtTGCGAAATGTTGGCGCGACTTTCCAGTGGTTGATGCACATTGCTCTGGGTTggtagctcgggaggaacgctgaggcgtACGTCGATAACATAGTGGTCAAGTCGCAGGAGGCGAGGAACCTGATTGAAGACTTGGAGGAAACGTTCGCCAACCTACATACAGTGAACctgtggctcaacccagagaaatgcttGTTCGGTGTCCCGTCCAGCAGTCTGATTAGCTTCCTTGTGTaacacagggggatcgaggccaaccctgagaagatcaaggcgatagaaaggatgagcccgccGCAGATCCTCAAGGAGATGCGGAAGCTCGCGGGCTGCATAACTTtgttggggcgtttcatctccaagctcgaCGAGCGtgccctcccattcttcaagctgatgaaaaagaagggctcGTTTGAATGGACTCTGGAGTCCGAGGCgacctttcaagacctcaagaggtacctcaccagcCCGCTGGTGCTGGTGGCGCCTCATCCTCTTGagccctggtgctttacctggccgccacaCCCAACTCGGCCAGCGCAGCGCTCATGGTGGTCCGGGAAAAGCGTGCAGGTGCGGGCGCGCGGCATAGCGCCTCACGCACAGCCGCACCATTGCCACCTCCGGATGACACTCCTGAGGCCTCAACTACCCCACCGGACGGCAAGGCTCCCGAGGCTCCCTCATTCCAAGTGGAGCATGACACCATCGTTTCCCCTTTCCTCGTCGAGCACCCCGTGTACTTCGTCGGCACGGCGTTACGCGACGCGCGCATGCACTACCCCATGTcgtagaagctcctgctcgcgctcctcgtcgcctccaggaaactgcgccactacttccaatgccaccccatcaaggtcgtcccCGCGTACCCCCCGAAGAAGGTGCTCCGGAGCGCCAATGCTgcgggaagggtcgccgagtggaacatcgaactCCAGgtgttccagttggagttcaggaccaccagggtcatcaagggcgcggcCCTCGCTGACTTCATGGTAGAATGGGCAGACGCCCCTGGCCGTGGGATGAGCGAAGATCAGTCCCTCATTCCTTGGGACGAGGCGACCGACGGCAGGGTGCAGGGGCTAGAGCCGTGCTCATCTCTCCGGCCCAGGACAAGCTATACTATGCCGTGTAGCTCCGCTTCCAGcatggtgagaaggtctccaacaacatcgcggagtacgaaggcctgatcGCTGGCCTCAGGGCCGTGGCAGCCATGGGGGtcaagcgtctcaccatcaagggcaatTTTCAGCTCGTCgtgaacttctccaacaaggaatacaaacctaaggacgagcacatggaggaaTACCTAGAAGAGGTACGCAAGATTGAAAAATGATTCTTGGGTTTGGAATTGGAGCACGTCCCGCATGGCACGAACAAGGAGGCgaatgacatcgccaagagggcgtcccgaCGTGAGCCCCAGAAGcctggtgtcttcgaggagcgCCTCTTCTAGCCATCGACAGCCCCCCAGCTGCAGGCCCTACGCTGCTTCGGGAGGAGCCGCCCATGGCCCCATCCGCATGCGCCCCGACCTATGGCCTGACCTCAGGAGCTCGTCTGCTCCtggcgctcgaacctcaggaggggtgttggactaaagaattcaaggcgtacctactccgaggcaccctgccggagaaggaggaagatgcagaACGCGTGGCCCATCAGGCCACTGCTTAATGCTTGCAGGATGGCGAGCTCTACCGAAGGCGCCCGAACGACGTCTCACTATGATGCATCTCCAAGGAGCAAGGGCGTGAGTTACTAGCTGACATCCATAGCGGGGACTACGGGTGCCATTCTTCATCGCGCATCCTCATGGGCAAGCGTTCcgtagcgggttctactggcccacggtgcTCAACGATGCCACTGAGCGGGTGCGGTCCTATGAGGCTTGTCAATTCCATGTCAAACAGATCTACCAGCccactcagggcctccagaccatcccattCTCATGGccatttgtggtctgggggctggatattctAGGCCTGTTTCCCTGAGCAGCTAGGGGCTACCGGTACCTCTATGTCGtaatcgacaaattcaccaagtgggcggaggtggacccgtgcgcaccatcccagctgggtcggccgtcaagttcatcaagggcctcgtgagccgctttggGGTTCCCAACCGTATCATCACCAATAATTACTCGCAGTTCAcaagcaaccttttcaaaacatattgtgctaaccttggaacacagctATGATACGCTTTGGTGGCACACCCACAGagtaatggtcaggccgaacgccccaatgtggaggtcctgaggggcctcaagacaaggagcttcaagaagaaactcgaggcctgcggcaggggttggctcgatgagcttcagtccgtgctgtggtccatccgcaccaacTCGACTAAGCCCAtcggcgagaccccgttcttccttgtctatgaGGTTatagcggtcctccctcacgaggttaaACATCGCTCCccgcgggtcttggcgtttgacgaggcacgctAGGACGCCTCataggggatggacctcgtgctcgAGGAGGAGGGCCGCCGCTAGGCCTCGCTCTGTGCCATGaggtaccaacaggcgctgcggcagtatcactgtcgcagcgtccgctctaggacccttgaggtgggcgacctcgtcctgaggcgggtcctctttAGGGAAGGGCTTCATAAGCTCtcgcctatgtgggagggcccgttcaggattgCTCGTGACTCCAGGCCtcgcgccgtgcgcctggagacgcaggatggggtccccatcgagaatgcctggaacatccagcatctaCGGAAGTTCTACCCATAATGGGCCAGcgctatgtgatacgtctccattgtatctacttttccaaactcttttgcccttgttttggactgtaattttcatgatttgaatgg comes from Triticum aestivum cultivar Chinese Spring chromosome 5B, IWGSC CS RefSeq v2.1, whole genome shotgun sequence and encodes:
- the LOC123116051 gene encoding oryzalexin E synthase; translation: MEASYKLWLVYVSLASFVLYKVFVLGKKNSRLPPGPTPIPLLGNIFDIQGDLHQALTRLAGVHGPIISIKLGATTAVVASSAECARDVLQKYDHLLAGRSVADAARALGFHERSIIWLPSTSPLWKRLRAVCTNHLFSAHGLDAARAVREEKVRDLVGCIRGHAGETVDVGRVVLSGLFNLVSSVLFSEEVGDLSSERAQGLETLIDDILAELVKPNLSDLFPVLSVLDLQRRRRRTGESLGRFFDFFDRIIDRRMKAGGERKGDFLDVLLQLHSVDQLSIETIKSFLLDLFIAGTETNSLTVQWAMAELLRHPVVMSKVRAELQEVLGEKQYPDESDISRLSYLRAVLMESMRLHSPSPLLIPHHAMAEGAEVGGFVVPKGATVIVNLWAVMRDPAVWTQSEEFMPERFIGADMDFRGKDRFEFMPFGAGRRACPGMPMATRVVTLILASLLHRFEWRLPEGMQPCDVDVRDRYRMSLNMVTPIKAVPLPLFS